GGTCAACCTGACGCGTGCCCTGAGTTTCGGGCGTTTCGATGGCGAAGGGGCCTGGGCGGTTGCCTATCTGGCCCTCTTTGCCGCGGTCTTCTTTCCCCTGGCGCTTTGGCGGATGCAGCGGCGGCTGATCAAGTAGGGGTGCTGCCAGCTGCGCCCGCTGGCCGGGTGGGAGATAGGGCGTCTGGTACGGGAAGGGCCGTCACTCCCAGAAAAGATGCAAGGGATCGGCGTCGAGATGCTGCAGGAGTTTGCCCAGGTCCAGGGTCGGACCGACGTTCAGATAGAAGCGCCAGTGCTGTTCGCGGTCCGGGTAGTGGAGGGACCATTGGCCGAGTTCATGACTGAAGCGAAAGCGGGCAACGGGAGTGGCGACCCCCGCACCGGAGCCGCCAGTATTCGCCTGCTCGGCAAAGAGAGTCACGTGGTCGTCGCGGATACTGAAGGATAGTCGTATCTCGCCCCGGCTGCCGGAAAAGAGGTGCCCGGCGCAGTAACGGGTGAGGATTTTTTCGGCGGACCGTCGGACCAGTTCGGGCAGAGCCATCGATCATCACTCCGGATTGACGTTGGGAAGCAATGCCCGGAGGCGGGTATCCCGGGTCGGCGGATCGGATCGGAAAAATCGTGGGACCATTTGACAGGAGGGTTTTGGTATGGTTGATGTTAAGCCGTCAGTGAAAAATTCCGGCAGATATCAGTTAGGCCATTCCGTATGCCGTATCAAGGAGAGACGCCATGAAAGTGACCGAGATTCGTGAACGGGGCCAGGCCATGGGGATGACGGGACTGGCAGGGCTGCGCAAGGGCGAAATGATCCGGGCGATTCAGCGGGCCGAAGGATACCAGGATTGCTTCGGCGCCGCCTGGCGTTTCGACTGCCCGCAGCTGGGGTGCGCCTGGCGGGCCGATTGCCTGACAAAAAATCCCGGCTGACCGATCGGCCTAACCCTTGTCGACGCTGTAGCGGCCAGGCCCGATGAACAGCAGGCTGAAGAACAGGATGCCGAGTTCGATGGCGTGGGAGGCGGCGAGAATCCCCTCGCCCTTGCCGAGGTGCATGTTGGCGGCAACGGCCATGGTGATCGTCAGCAGCAGGCAGGCCGGGCGGAAAAAGAGGCCGAGGATCAGGCAGAGGCCGCCGGCAAACTCGCTGAGCGCTGCCGCCAGGCCCCAGGCGGTCGGCACCGCATGAACCCCGGCGAACTGCATCGCCAGTCCCACCTTCTCCCACTTCTCCGGACCGCCCACCAGCTTCGGCCAGCCGTGGTAGAGAAACATGGCGCCGATCCCCAGGCGCAGCAGCAACAGGCCGAATTCGCGATATTTCCCCAGAAACTTCAAGGCCATTTTTCCTCCGTGTGATGCCCCTGGCGTTATCCGCCGGTTTTAGCGCAACCGCTACTTCCTAGATGATTCCATGGAGCGGACCGCCCGGCGCTCCCAGGGCATCGACCCTTTTCTCCACCGCGGGGTCGTCCTCGAGCGGCGGCGCGTGATGAGGCTTACGCCGGGCGTCGATGACCAGCGACCCGGCGCAACCCCAGTGCTTGTCCTCGACTGCGGCGCCGACGCCGTGGATGTCGGCGGCCGGATCGGAGCGGGTGAAGGTTGCCCAGACGAAGTTGTTCAGGGTACGGGCGGTAAAGTCGCTGTCATCGACCACAACCACAAGGGGGAAAGCGTTGAGCGGGTCGCTCTCTGCATAGAAGTTGCAGAACCGAGGCACTTCCCCGTCGCCTCTTTCCGTCGCCGGCGGCCCCTGGATGGCCAGCACCCCCGGCAGCACCAGGCGCGGGGCGGAAAACCCGGGCGGCAGACGCAGTCCGCCTGGCAACTCGGTCGGCAGCGCTCGTCGGACATCCCCGGCAGCGGCGATCACCACCTTGGATCCTTCGTTCAAACCGCGGCCGGAGTAGTCGAGGGTGTCGATGGTGGTCCGGGTCTCAAAATGCAGGTCGCGGCACCAGTCTACCCGCTCCAGCAGGTGCCGGAAGAAGGCGGGCAAGTCGTGAACGTCGGGCCGGGGTTCGTCCTCCCGGGCGACGATCATCAGGTACTTGGCAAGGGAAAGCTGCCCCTGGCCGAGGATGGCGTTGGCCTGGGTGAGCAGTTCCTGTGGCCGGCGGCCGCCGGCATAAGGGACGTAGCGTTCACTGCCGACCGCCAGCAGCAGGGGGTGAACGCCTGCCGCATCGACCGCATGCACGGCCTGTACGCCAGGGAGGACGCTCGGGATGAGCGGCCCGGTCAACTCGTGGATGAAGGCGCCGAAGGTAGTATCCTCCTGCGGCGGCCGGCCGACGGTGGTGAAAGGCCAGATTGCTCCGGGGCGGTGATGGACCCGCTCCACCCGCACCACCGGGAAATCGTGGGCGAGGCTGTAGTAGCCTAGGTGGTCGCCGAAGGGGCCTTCGGGCAGCAGTCGCTGCGGGTCGATACTGCCGGTGATGACGAAATCGGCCTCGGCCGGCATCGGCAACTCACCGGGGCGGCAGACCAGCGGCAGGCGGTGGCCGCCCAGCAGGCCGGCGAAGGCGAGTTCAGGCATTCCTTCCGGCAACGGCATGACGGCCGCCACGGTCAGGCTCGGCGGCCCGCCGACGTAGATATTCACCCGCAGCGGCACGCCCCGCTCGATCGCTTCGGCGTGATGTACGCCGAGCCCGCGGTGGATCTGGTAATGCAGGCCGATCTCCTCGTTCGGGATATACCGGCCACCAGAGAGTTGCACCCGGTACATCCCGAGATTGGACTGTCGCCAGCCCGGCCGTGCCGGGCTCTCCGAATAAACCTGCGGCAGGGTAATGAACGCTCCGCCGTCCAGCGGCCAGGATTTGAGCTGCGGCAACCGGTCGATGGCGGTGGTATGGGCAAGGATCGGCCCGCTCCCCACTTTTTTCGGGAGCAGGGTCAGGGCGGCCAAAGGTGCGTTCAGGTAAGCGAGGGGGTGCCGAAACAAGTCGGCGGGATCCGTTTTCAGCTGGACCAGGCGACCGATGGACGCGAGCGTATCGCGGAAAAGGTAGCGGGCCCGCTCCAGCGTGCCGAAGAGATTGCCGAGCATAGGGAAAGCGCAGCCCCGGACCCGGGTAAAAAGCAGCGCCGGCCCGCCGGCCTGGTAAACCCGGCGCTGGATGGCGCCGGCCTCCAGGTCGGGATCGACTTCCTGTTCGAGGCGGATCAGCTGTCCGGTCCGTTCCAGGTCTCGAACGCAAGCGGCCAGGTTGCGATAACCCATTGGATTCCCCTGTGCTTTCATGTATCTTCAGGAGGAGTATCTTACCTGAGCGGTCGCGGGAATACAACGCTCGATTCGCGTCTGTGTTTACCGGGAGCTGGCGATGAGGTCACCTGGCAAGCAACATTGATAGAGTATTGTTTTGCGCCTCTGCGGGGAAGTCAGCGGGTTTGGTTGGCCACAGGCCTGATATATTTCTTATTCACGACAAAGTCGTGATTGAAAAAAACAATAAACACTGTTATAGACTTGACTATCCCAGTGGGTGGCCTTTCGGCGCGAACCTGACATGAATATCAACCTCGTTATCGTGCAACGAAATAAAACGAGACAGCCTCGGCGGTTGGCACGTGTTGGCCTGGCCACTCGTTCGGGAGCCCGGCGGAGATTGCGGAGAATTTAGCCATGACACCCGCCACCTGCCAGGAAATCATCGAGGCACTGGAAACGGCCGGCACGGTCGAAGAAATCCACGAGATCTGTTCACGCATCTGCACTCATTACGGTTTCGAACATTTTGCTTATGTGGCCAGAATCCCGGTTTCTCTGGCCAAACCCTATATGTGCTATGTCAGTGGCTTTCCAGAGGAATGGCGCGACCGCTACCTCGGCCTCGGCTACATGCAGATCGATCCAGTCGTCCATCACTGTCTCAAGCATGTCACCCCTCTCCCTTGGGACACGGTCGAGCCACCGGAAAAAGGAGACAAGCCGGTCTGGCAATTCATGGGCGAGGCCCGCGAATTCGGTTTGAAGAGTGGCGTCAGCCTGCCGATGCACGGCGGTTTCGGCGAAACGGCCCTGCTTTCGCTGACCTCGAATGAAAATCCGGACCAGTCCCGGAGCCGGATCCGGGCGGCTCTTCCCTTCGTCTACCTGATTTCCGCCTACCTGCATGAAGCGATGCGCCGCGTCATCGCCAGCGAACAGATCGATCTGAACAAGGCCGAACTGACCGAGCGCGAAAAGGAGTGTCTGCTCTGGGCGGCTGAAGGGAAAACCTCCTGGGAGACAGCCCAGATCCTCCATATCTCGGAGCGGACCGTCATCTTCCATCTGCAGAACGCCGCCAAGAAACTCAATGTGGTCAATCGCCAGCATGCCATCGCCCGGGCCGTCGTCATGGGCCTGATCACCCCGCAATTCGGCTGAACTCCTCCACCTTTTTTGGTAAAATTCCTTTCCGTCTAACAGGAACGGTCACTTTTCGTCTCCGTTTTCCCCTTCTCTACGGATAAATCGTACCCGCCACCCAATTTCAATTGCATTGCCTGTTAACAAGTTCTTATCGAGCACCAAAATACAGTGATAATCACCACCTGTGATTGCATAGTCTGTTAAAAGCAGTAAGAGTTTGATGATGGCTCGATGCTTTAATGCGTAAAAACCTGTAAGTTCTGACAGCTTAAATAAAACAAGGCCCATGTTTTAATTCCTCCGAGCCCTGACCAAGGAGGATAAAAACATGCAAAGCGTTGTGGCGTTCAAGTCGAACGATGTACAGGTTGACAAACAGATGGTCCGCAGAATGTACCGGTTCCGGCACAAGGTGTTCCGTGAGCGTCTCGGCTGGGAAGTGGAGAGTCGTAACGGACTTGAAATCGATCATTTTGACGAACTTGAGCCGATCTACATGGTCAGCCAGAACCACCATCAGGAAATAACGGGAAGCTGGCGTCTGCTGCCGACCATGGGACCCTACATGCTCAAGGACACCTTTCCGCAGCTCCTCTGCGGCGAGACCGCTCCCCAGGACCCCGGCATCTGGGAAGTGAGCCGCTTTGCCACCATAACCTCCAGCCACCGGGGGCGTGTCCAGGCCAACCTCGGCCAGGTCACTCTCGATATGATCCGGAGCCTGCTCCCCTTTGCCGAAGAGCACGGCATCCGCCATTACGTCTTTGTCACCAGCGTGGCTCTCGAGAGGCTCGTGACCCGCATCGGTCTGCCTCTGCGACGCTTCGGTGACGGACAGGCACAAAGAGTGGGCAAGGTTCTTTCCGTCGCCTGCTGGCTCGATGTCAACGAGCAGTTTCGCCAGGCGATCGGCAGCGGCAAGGCCGCTGCTACGGCTGGAGAGGAGGCGGCATGACCCTGCTGCTGGTCCAATGCGAAATGCGGGCAACCCCGCTTCTCGGCGAGCTCTGCCAGGGGAGGGCGCACCGGATCCTGTCCTGCCGGACCATCCGCGAGGCGGCAGACATCTGCATTCGGCTCGGCGGGAGAATCGACTGGATTGTCATCAACGGTATCCCGGCTGGTGAGGGTCGTGATCTGGTCGGGATACTGCGGGCGACGGGGTGCCAGGCGCCGGTCGTCAACCTCAGTGCCGGCGAGTGTGCGACGACCGGGGAAGGGTTGCCCCGCCAGCTGGCCAGCCGGCAGCGGCTGACCCGGCTGGATCTTCATCGACTGTTGACACAGCCGGGGGGCGCCTTTGGGTGCGAAGAGATTCTTTTCGAGTATCATGCGCCGCATCGGGTCAAGGTGCAGACGGCATTAAGAGAAAACGGCGGGACCTGTAACATCTGACAGTTACGACGGCCAGGCCGGATGGTGTTAAATGTCGGTCAATTGACGGCCCGCTGTTCCAGTCATTTCTCAGCCGGACCAATGCCGGCGATCGTTCAGGGCACGTCATAATCCATTGCACGGATGGCGCTCAGTCTTCGTTGCACCTGTCAGCAGGGGGCGGAGAGCAGTTGTCCGCATGAAAAACGGGGCGCGCGGCCAGCGGGGAGGGGGCGCAGGCCGCCGGAGCCATTCGTGCAATGGGTTATGACGTGCCCGCAATAAAACGGCCAGACTCCCGAAAGAGTCTGGCCGTTGTTTTTTTCAGCGACTTCGCCAGGCGCTCCAAAGCGGGAAGCCTGAGGTTTCCCGCAAAAGCAGTACATTGTCCGTTTTCTTCACCTCGGCGGCAATCAATGCCGGCATTCCCTCGAAAATCACCTGTGAGCCGGTGACTTCAATAACATCACCTACGCCGAGAGAAAAATCCTGCCGTTCCAGGTACCACAGTGGTCCGAGGTGAACGGGGAGAGACATCTCCCGTGTCTTCAGCAGCAAATGCAGGCCGTCGGCCATGCCATCGGCGGGAACCAGTTTCTTGATCCAGACCACTTCCCCTTTCAGGGCGCGGGCAGCCATCGGATCGTACAAGCGGTTGTAGGGCAGCCCTGCGCCCCAGCCGCCGCTGCCGCGTCCCTGGAACCCGTCTCCTGCCACCGCTGATCCGGCTGTCAGCAGTATCAGCAATAGCAAAACCATCCATCGCAGTGCGTTTTGTTGCATTTCCCCCTCCTGGTAGTGAGTTGTTG
The DNA window shown above is from Desulfuromonadales bacterium and carries:
- a CDS encoding DUF3024 domain-containing protein, with amino-acid sequence MALPELVRRSAEKILTRYCAGHLFSGSRGEIRLSFSIRDDHVTLFAEQANTGGSGAGVATPVARFRFSHELGQWSLHYPDREQHWRFYLNVGPTLDLGKLLQHLDADPLHLFWE
- a CDS encoding SAP domain-containing protein — its product is MKVTEIRERGQAMGMTGLAGLRKGEMIRAIQRAEGYQDCFGAAWRFDCPQLGCAWRADCLTKNPG
- a CDS encoding DoxX family protein, coding for MALKFLGKYREFGLLLLRLGIGAMFLYHGWPKLVGGPEKWEKVGLAMQFAGVHAVPTAWGLAAALSEFAGGLCLILGLFFRPACLLLTITMAVAANMHLGKGEGILAASHAIELGILFFSLLFIGPGRYSVDKG
- a CDS encoding UbiD family decarboxylase; amino-acid sequence: MGYRNLAACVRDLERTGQLIRLEQEVDPDLEAGAIQRRVYQAGGPALLFTRVRGCAFPMLGNLFGTLERARYLFRDTLASIGRLVQLKTDPADLFRHPLAYLNAPLAALTLLPKKVGSGPILAHTTAIDRLPQLKSWPLDGGAFITLPQVYSESPARPGWRQSNLGMYRVQLSGGRYIPNEEIGLHYQIHRGLGVHHAEAIERGVPLRVNIYVGGPPSLTVAAVMPLPEGMPELAFAGLLGGHRLPLVCRPGELPMPAEADFVITGSIDPQRLLPEGPFGDHLGYYSLAHDFPVVRVERVHHRPGAIWPFTTVGRPPQEDTTFGAFIHELTGPLIPSVLPGVQAVHAVDAAGVHPLLLAVGSERYVPYAGGRRPQELLTQANAILGQGQLSLAKYLMIVAREDEPRPDVHDLPAFFRHLLERVDWCRDLHFETRTTIDTLDYSGRGLNEGSKVVIAAAGDVRRALPTELPGGLRLPPGFSAPRLVLPGVLAIQGPPATERGDGEVPRFCNFYAESDPLNAFPLVVVVDDSDFTARTLNNFVWATFTRSDPAADIHGVGAAVEDKHWGCAGSLVIDARRKPHHAPPLEDDPAVEKRVDALGAPGGPLHGII
- a CDS encoding LuxR family transcriptional regulator: MTPATCQEIIEALETAGTVEEIHEICSRICTHYGFEHFAYVARIPVSLAKPYMCYVSGFPEEWRDRYLGLGYMQIDPVVHHCLKHVTPLPWDTVEPPEKGDKPVWQFMGEAREFGLKSGVSLPMHGGFGETALLSLTSNENPDQSRSRIRAALPFVYLISAYLHEAMRRVIASEQIDLNKAELTEREKECLLWAAEGKTSWETAQILHISERTVIFHLQNAAKKLNVVNRQHAIARAVVMGLITPQFG
- a CDS encoding acyl-homoserine-lactone synthase codes for the protein MQSVVAFKSNDVQVDKQMVRRMYRFRHKVFRERLGWEVESRNGLEIDHFDELEPIYMVSQNHHQEITGSWRLLPTMGPYMLKDTFPQLLCGETAPQDPGIWEVSRFATITSSHRGRVQANLGQVTLDMIRSLLPFAEEHGIRHYVFVTSVALERLVTRIGLPLRRFGDGQAQRVGKVLSVACWLDVNEQFRQAIGSGKAAATAGEEAA